In Vicia villosa cultivar HV-30 ecotype Madison, WI unplaced genomic scaffold, Vvil1.0 ctg.000077F_1_1, whole genome shotgun sequence, a single window of DNA contains:
- the LOC131623713 gene encoding proteasome subunit beta type-3-A yields the protein MSIFEYNGSALVAMVGKNCFAIASDRRLGVQLQTIATDFQRISKIHDKLFIGLSGLATDSQTLYQRLVFRHKLYQLREERDMKPETFASLVSAILYEKRFGPYFCQPVIAGLGDDDKPFICTMDAIGAKELAKDFVVAGTASESLYGACESMFKPDMEAEELFETISQALLSSVDRDCLSGWGGHVYVVTPTEVKERILKGRMD from the exons ATGTCGATCTTCGAGTACAATGGAAGTGCCCTAGTAGCTATGGTAGGTAAGAACTGCTTCGCCATTGCCAGCGATCGAAGACTCGGTGTTCAGCTTCAAACCATCGCCACCGATTTCCAAAGGATTTCCAAAATTCACGATAAGCTCTTCATCGGTCTCTCTGGCCTCGCCACCGATTCTCAGACACT GTATCAGCGTCTCGTTTTTCGTCACAAACTGTATCAGCTTCGTGAAGAGCGTGATATGAAGCCGGAGACATTTGCTAGCTTAGTGTCTGCTATTCTTTACGAGAAACG gtTTGGTCCATACTTTTGCCAGCCTGTAATTGCTGGACTAGGGGATGATGACAAACCCTTCATTTGCACAATGGATGCAATTGGAGCAAA GGAGCTTGCAAAAGATTTTGTTGTTGCTGGGACTGCATCTGAGTCTCTGTATGGTGCTTGTGAATCGATGTTTAAGCCTGACATG GAAGCCGAGGAATTGTTTGAAACCATCTCCCAGGCACTGCTATCATCTGTAGACCGTGACTGTCTTAGTGGCTGGGGTGGACATGTCTATGTTGT CACACCAACCGAAGTAAAGGAAAGGATTTTGAAGGGAAGAATGGATTAA